A stretch of Labrus bergylta chromosome 19, fLabBer1.1, whole genome shotgun sequence DNA encodes these proteins:
- the LOC109990229 gene encoding MAP7 domain-containing protein 1 isoform X4 codes for MDYKELGHHFEEKLTITDKTLPLQTDPQSIQNGDKSSGKDPLMSDDSAVTDLSPKTDSSFNTETPTKTDASSKTEVRPSTPGSGSSPQPKKDSMNSEQRQKLAKERREERAKYIEQQTQLQAAKKAQWLEKEEKARRLRESQLEDRRRKLEEQRLKTEKRRALLEEKQRQKLEKNKERYESAIKRSTKKTWAEIRQQRWSWAGGLNQTSRRETRSLRLSPWESRIVERLMTPTLSFLARSRSAATLLNNSDSHSHHCSRSASASPLNACSHHHPHQNAERWRVSSASTPDITQRQRRRNSTPVDKKKKEKRDKERENEKEKNSLSKEKVQKRRQTTSPTTTTQRSRPETSTPRSRNRPPSPAAPKSRPLSPLVPAVATKTPTGKKAPSPSGTKTRPKRAQTPARVQPQAVSTVAVETGQETLQPNAPEEKKGSGNVPAIVVSSAPLTPPSLSTPDVSAASPAVPNVEPAASAAAASPAAAASPSNPAPSATAAAPSPAPANKPSAGTNNQEEAARVLAEKRRQAREQREREEQERLEQEQRNRVLREEAMAREVEERKRREEEAKFMAEQQRLRDDAQRAEEEKEAQERAKAEQEENDKLQRQREEAEAKAREEAERQRLEREKHFQKEEQERLERKKRLEEIMKRTRKSDAGEKKEVKASPQVNGKDTELNKAVNLQSPDAQNVSAPVVNGVQPAAHQNGVSANGDFEQIIQLNNGGSTTQSQSQSGLVSEPILAFEGGEPFRMKTGPMKPQHVAEVL; via the exons CTCTGCCCCTCCAGACGGACCCTCAGTCCATCCAGAATGGGGACAAGTCTTCGGGGAAGGACCCCCTGATGTCAGACGACTCGGCCGTCACAGACCTCTCTCCTAAAACAGACTCCAGCTTCAACACAGAGACCCCCACCAAGACAGACGCCTCCTCCAAGACGGAAGTCAGGCCGTCCACCCCGGGCAGCGGCAGCAGCCCGCAGCCCAAGAaag ACTCGATGAACTCAGAGCAACGACAGAAACTTGCCAAGGAGCGGAGGGAGGAAAGAGCCAAATATATCG AACAACAAACTCAGCTGCAAG CTGCTAAGAAGGCCCAGTGgctggagaaggaggagaaggccCGACGTCTGAGGGAGAGCCAGCTGGAGGATCGCAGGAGGAAGCTGGAGGAGCAGAGGCTGAAGACTGAGAAACGCCGAGccctgctggaggagaaacagagacagaaactaGAGAAGAACAAG GAGAGATACGAGTCTGCTATCAAGCGGTCGACAAAGAAGACGTGGGCAGAGATCCGGCAGCAGAGGTGGTCCTGGGCGGGCGGACTCAACCAAACCTCCCGCAGAGAAA CCCGCAGCCTGCGTCTGAGCCCCTGGGAGAGCCGGATCGTGGAGCGGCTCATGACGCCGACGCTGTCCTTCCTGGCTCGCAGTCGCAGCGCCGCCACCCTCCTCAACAACAGTGACTCCC ACTCTCATCACTGCTCCCGTTCAGCCTCTGCCAGCCCGCTCAACGCCTGCTCCCACCACCACCCGCACCAGAATGCCGAGCGCTGGAGGGTCTCCTCGGCCAGCACGCCCGACATCACCCAGAGACAGCGCCGGAGAAACTCCACACCG gtggacaagaagaagaaggagaagagagacaaggagagggaGAATGAAAAGGAGAAGAACTCTCTCTCTAAAGAGAAAGtgcagaagaggagacagacgaCGTCCCCCACCACCACGAcccagagatccagaccagagaCCAG CACGCCGAGGTCCAGAAACAGACCCCCGTCCCCCGCCGCCCCCAAAAGTCGGCCCTTGTCCCCCCTGGTGCCCGCGGTGGCCACAAAGACGCCCACGGGCAAGAAGGCTCCGTCTCCTTCTGGCACCAAGACCCGACCCAAACGAGCCCAGACGCCCGCCAGGGTGCAGCCCCAGGCGGTCTCCACAGTCGCCGTGGAAACAGGCCAAGAGACCCTGCAGCCCAATGCaccagaggagaaaaaag GCTCGGGGAATGTTCCTGCCATCGTGGTCTCCTCTGCCCCTCTCACACCTCCCTCCCTCAGCACTCCTGACGTATCAGCCGCCTCTCCAGCTGTGCCAAATGTAGAGCCCGcggcctctgctgctgctgcttctcctgctgcagcagcctCCCCCAGTAATCCTGCTCCTTCTGCTACAGCGGCAGCCCCCTCTCCCGCACCAGCCAACAAACCCTCTGCGGGCACCAACAACCAGGAGGAGGCCGCTCGAGTCCTGGCAGAGAAACGCAGACAAGCCAGGGagcaaagagagagggaggagcaggagcGTCTGGAGCAGGAGCAAAGAAACAG GGTCCTTCGTGAGGAGGCGATGGCCCgcgaggtggaggagaggaagcgcagagaggaggaggccaAATTCATGGCCGAGCAGCAGCGTCTGAGAGACGACGCCCAGCgagctgaagaggagaaggaggcgcAGGAGAGAGCTAAAGCTGAGCAGGAGGAGAACGACAAGCTGCAGAGACAA agagaggaggctgaAGCCAAAGCCCGCGAGGAGGCCGAGCGTCAGcgcctggagagagagaaacacttccagaaagaggagcaggagcgactggagaggaagaag CGCCTCGAGGAGATCATGAAGAGGACTCGTAAAAGTGATGCAGGAGAAAAG AAGGAAGTGAAAGCTTCTCCACAGGTCAACGGCAAAGACACAGAGCTCAACAAAG ccGTAAACCTGCAGAGTCCAGACGCACAGAATGTCTCCGCTCCCGTGGTAAACGGCGTGCAGCCCGCCGCTCACCAGAACGGCGTCTCGGCCAACGGGGACTTCGAGCAGATCATCCAGCTGAACAACGGAGGGAGCACGAcccagagtcagagtcagagcgGGCTGGTCAGCGAGCCGATCCTGGCCTTCGAGGGCGGAGAGCCTTTCCGGATGAAAACAGGACCCATGAAGCCTCAGCATGTCGCAG AGGTCCTGTGA
- the LOC109990229 gene encoding MAP7 domain-containing protein 1 isoform X1 has protein sequence MDYKELGHHFEEKLTITDKTLPLQTDPQSIQNGDKSSGKDPLMSDDSAVTDLSPKTDSSFNTETPTKTDASSKTEVRPSTPGSGSSPQPKKDSMNSEQRQKLAKERREERAKYIEQQTQLQAAKKAQWLEKEEKARRLRESQLEDRRRKLEEQRLKTEKRRALLEEKQRQKLEKNKERYESAIKRSTKKTWAEIRQQRWSWAGGLNQTSRRESRCSASTVNLPRQVDPVINNRLSKSSATLWNSPNRTRSLRLSPWESRIVERLMTPTLSFLARSRSAATLLNNSDSHSHHCSRSASASPLNACSHHHPHQNAERWRVSSASTPDITQRQRRRNSTPVDKKKKEKRDKERENEKEKNSLSKEKVQKRRQTTSPTTTTQRSRPETSTPRSRNRPPSPAAPKSRPLSPLVPAVATKTPTGKKAPSPSGTKTRPKRAQTPARVQPQAVSTVAVETGQETLQPNAPEEKKGSGNVPAIVVSSAPLTPPSLSTPDVSAASPAVPNVEPAASAAAASPAAAASPSNPAPSATAAAPSPAPANKPSAGTNNQEEAARVLAEKRRQAREQREREEQERLEQEQRNRVLREEAMAREVEERKRREEEAKFMAEQQRLRDDAQRAEEEKEAQERAKAEQEENDKLQRQREEAEAKAREEAERQRLEREKHFQKEEQERLERKKRLEEIMKRTRKSDAGEKKEVKASPQVNGKDTELNKAVNLQSPDAQNVSAPVVNGVQPAAHQNGVSANGDFEQIIQLNNGGSTTQSQSQSGLVSEPILAFEGGEPFRMKTGPMKPQHVAEVL, from the exons CTCTGCCCCTCCAGACGGACCCTCAGTCCATCCAGAATGGGGACAAGTCTTCGGGGAAGGACCCCCTGATGTCAGACGACTCGGCCGTCACAGACCTCTCTCCTAAAACAGACTCCAGCTTCAACACAGAGACCCCCACCAAGACAGACGCCTCCTCCAAGACGGAAGTCAGGCCGTCCACCCCGGGCAGCGGCAGCAGCCCGCAGCCCAAGAaag ACTCGATGAACTCAGAGCAACGACAGAAACTTGCCAAGGAGCGGAGGGAGGAAAGAGCCAAATATATCG AACAACAAACTCAGCTGCAAG CTGCTAAGAAGGCCCAGTGgctggagaaggaggagaaggccCGACGTCTGAGGGAGAGCCAGCTGGAGGATCGCAGGAGGAAGCTGGAGGAGCAGAGGCTGAAGACTGAGAAACGCCGAGccctgctggaggagaaacagagacagaaactaGAGAAGAACAAG GAGAGATACGAGTCTGCTATCAAGCGGTCGACAAAGAAGACGTGGGCAGAGATCCGGCAGCAGAGGTGGTCCTGGGCGGGCGGACTCAACCAAACCTCCCGCAGAGAAA GCAGATGCTCGGCCTCCACGGTCAACTTGCCGAGACAGGTGGACCCTGTCATTAACAACAGGCTGTCCAAGTCCTCTGCCACGCTCTGGAACTCCCCCAACAGAA CCCGCAGCCTGCGTCTGAGCCCCTGGGAGAGCCGGATCGTGGAGCGGCTCATGACGCCGACGCTGTCCTTCCTGGCTCGCAGTCGCAGCGCCGCCACCCTCCTCAACAACAGTGACTCCC ACTCTCATCACTGCTCCCGTTCAGCCTCTGCCAGCCCGCTCAACGCCTGCTCCCACCACCACCCGCACCAGAATGCCGAGCGCTGGAGGGTCTCCTCGGCCAGCACGCCCGACATCACCCAGAGACAGCGCCGGAGAAACTCCACACCG gtggacaagaagaagaaggagaagagagacaaggagagggaGAATGAAAAGGAGAAGAACTCTCTCTCTAAAGAGAAAGtgcagaagaggagacagacgaCGTCCCCCACCACCACGAcccagagatccagaccagagaCCAG CACGCCGAGGTCCAGAAACAGACCCCCGTCCCCCGCCGCCCCCAAAAGTCGGCCCTTGTCCCCCCTGGTGCCCGCGGTGGCCACAAAGACGCCCACGGGCAAGAAGGCTCCGTCTCCTTCTGGCACCAAGACCCGACCCAAACGAGCCCAGACGCCCGCCAGGGTGCAGCCCCAGGCGGTCTCCACAGTCGCCGTGGAAACAGGCCAAGAGACCCTGCAGCCCAATGCaccagaggagaaaaaag GCTCGGGGAATGTTCCTGCCATCGTGGTCTCCTCTGCCCCTCTCACACCTCCCTCCCTCAGCACTCCTGACGTATCAGCCGCCTCTCCAGCTGTGCCAAATGTAGAGCCCGcggcctctgctgctgctgcttctcctgctgcagcagcctCCCCCAGTAATCCTGCTCCTTCTGCTACAGCGGCAGCCCCCTCTCCCGCACCAGCCAACAAACCCTCTGCGGGCACCAACAACCAGGAGGAGGCCGCTCGAGTCCTGGCAGAGAAACGCAGACAAGCCAGGGagcaaagagagagggaggagcaggagcGTCTGGAGCAGGAGCAAAGAAACAG GGTCCTTCGTGAGGAGGCGATGGCCCgcgaggtggaggagaggaagcgcagagaggaggaggccaAATTCATGGCCGAGCAGCAGCGTCTGAGAGACGACGCCCAGCgagctgaagaggagaaggaggcgcAGGAGAGAGCTAAAGCTGAGCAGGAGGAGAACGACAAGCTGCAGAGACAA agagaggaggctgaAGCCAAAGCCCGCGAGGAGGCCGAGCGTCAGcgcctggagagagagaaacacttccagaaagaggagcaggagcgactggagaggaagaag CGCCTCGAGGAGATCATGAAGAGGACTCGTAAAAGTGATGCAGGAGAAAAG AAGGAAGTGAAAGCTTCTCCACAGGTCAACGGCAAAGACACAGAGCTCAACAAAG ccGTAAACCTGCAGAGTCCAGACGCACAGAATGTCTCCGCTCCCGTGGTAAACGGCGTGCAGCCCGCCGCTCACCAGAACGGCGTCTCGGCCAACGGGGACTTCGAGCAGATCATCCAGCTGAACAACGGAGGGAGCACGAcccagagtcagagtcagagcgGGCTGGTCAGCGAGCCGATCCTGGCCTTCGAGGGCGGAGAGCCTTTCCGGATGAAAACAGGACCCATGAAGCCTCAGCATGTCGCAG AGGTCCTGTGA
- the LOC109990229 gene encoding MAP7 domain-containing protein 1 isoform X3, giving the protein MDYKELGHHFEEKLTITDKTLPLQTDPQSIQNGDKSSGKDPLMSDDSAVTDLSPKTDSSFNTETPTKTDASSKTEVRPSTPGSGSSPQPKKDSMNSEQRQKLAKERREERAKYIEQQTQLQAAKKAQWLEKEEKARRLRESQLEDRRRKLEEQRLKTEKRRALLEEKQRQKLEKNKERYESAIKRSTKKTWAEIRQQRWSWAGGLNQTSRRESRCSASTVNLPRQVDPVINNRLSKSSATLWNSPNRTRSLRLSPWESRIVERLMTPTLSFLARSRSAATLLNNSDSPSASPLNACSHHHPHQNAERWRVSSASTPDITQRQRRRNSTPVDKKKKEKRDKERENEKEKNSLSKEKVQKRRQTTSPTTTTQRSRPETSTPRSRNRPPSPAAPKSRPLSPLVPAVATKTPTGKKAPSPSGTKTRPKRAQTPARVQPQAVSTVAVETGQETLQPNAPEEKKGSGNVPAIVVSSAPLTPPSLSTPDVSAASPAVPNVEPAASAAAASPAAAASPSNPAPSATAAAPSPAPANKPSAGTNNQEEAARVLAEKRRQAREQREREEQERLEQEQRNRVLREEAMAREVEERKRREEEAKFMAEQQRLRDDAQRAEEEKEAQERAKAEQEENDKLQRQREEAEAKAREEAERQRLEREKHFQKEEQERLERKKRLEEIMKRTRKSDAGEKKEVKASPQVNGKDTELNKAVNLQSPDAQNVSAPVVNGVQPAAHQNGVSANGDFEQIIQLNNGGSTTQSQSQSGLVSEPILAFEGGEPFRMKTGPMKPQHVAEVL; this is encoded by the exons CTCTGCCCCTCCAGACGGACCCTCAGTCCATCCAGAATGGGGACAAGTCTTCGGGGAAGGACCCCCTGATGTCAGACGACTCGGCCGTCACAGACCTCTCTCCTAAAACAGACTCCAGCTTCAACACAGAGACCCCCACCAAGACAGACGCCTCCTCCAAGACGGAAGTCAGGCCGTCCACCCCGGGCAGCGGCAGCAGCCCGCAGCCCAAGAaag ACTCGATGAACTCAGAGCAACGACAGAAACTTGCCAAGGAGCGGAGGGAGGAAAGAGCCAAATATATCG AACAACAAACTCAGCTGCAAG CTGCTAAGAAGGCCCAGTGgctggagaaggaggagaaggccCGACGTCTGAGGGAGAGCCAGCTGGAGGATCGCAGGAGGAAGCTGGAGGAGCAGAGGCTGAAGACTGAGAAACGCCGAGccctgctggaggagaaacagagacagaaactaGAGAAGAACAAG GAGAGATACGAGTCTGCTATCAAGCGGTCGACAAAGAAGACGTGGGCAGAGATCCGGCAGCAGAGGTGGTCCTGGGCGGGCGGACTCAACCAAACCTCCCGCAGAGAAA GCAGATGCTCGGCCTCCACGGTCAACTTGCCGAGACAGGTGGACCCTGTCATTAACAACAGGCTGTCCAAGTCCTCTGCCACGCTCTGGAACTCCCCCAACAGAA CCCGCAGCCTGCGTCTGAGCCCCTGGGAGAGCCGGATCGTGGAGCGGCTCATGACGCCGACGCTGTCCTTCCTGGCTCGCAGTCGCAGCGCCGCCACCCTCCTCAACAACAGTGACTCCC CCTCTGCCAGCCCGCTCAACGCCTGCTCCCACCACCACCCGCACCAGAATGCCGAGCGCTGGAGGGTCTCCTCGGCCAGCACGCCCGACATCACCCAGAGACAGCGCCGGAGAAACTCCACACCG gtggacaagaagaagaaggagaagagagacaaggagagggaGAATGAAAAGGAGAAGAACTCTCTCTCTAAAGAGAAAGtgcagaagaggagacagacgaCGTCCCCCACCACCACGAcccagagatccagaccagagaCCAG CACGCCGAGGTCCAGAAACAGACCCCCGTCCCCCGCCGCCCCCAAAAGTCGGCCCTTGTCCCCCCTGGTGCCCGCGGTGGCCACAAAGACGCCCACGGGCAAGAAGGCTCCGTCTCCTTCTGGCACCAAGACCCGACCCAAACGAGCCCAGACGCCCGCCAGGGTGCAGCCCCAGGCGGTCTCCACAGTCGCCGTGGAAACAGGCCAAGAGACCCTGCAGCCCAATGCaccagaggagaaaaaag GCTCGGGGAATGTTCCTGCCATCGTGGTCTCCTCTGCCCCTCTCACACCTCCCTCCCTCAGCACTCCTGACGTATCAGCCGCCTCTCCAGCTGTGCCAAATGTAGAGCCCGcggcctctgctgctgctgcttctcctgctgcagcagcctCCCCCAGTAATCCTGCTCCTTCTGCTACAGCGGCAGCCCCCTCTCCCGCACCAGCCAACAAACCCTCTGCGGGCACCAACAACCAGGAGGAGGCCGCTCGAGTCCTGGCAGAGAAACGCAGACAAGCCAGGGagcaaagagagagggaggagcaggagcGTCTGGAGCAGGAGCAAAGAAACAG GGTCCTTCGTGAGGAGGCGATGGCCCgcgaggtggaggagaggaagcgcagagaggaggaggccaAATTCATGGCCGAGCAGCAGCGTCTGAGAGACGACGCCCAGCgagctgaagaggagaaggaggcgcAGGAGAGAGCTAAAGCTGAGCAGGAGGAGAACGACAAGCTGCAGAGACAA agagaggaggctgaAGCCAAAGCCCGCGAGGAGGCCGAGCGTCAGcgcctggagagagagaaacacttccagaaagaggagcaggagcgactggagaggaagaag CGCCTCGAGGAGATCATGAAGAGGACTCGTAAAAGTGATGCAGGAGAAAAG AAGGAAGTGAAAGCTTCTCCACAGGTCAACGGCAAAGACACAGAGCTCAACAAAG ccGTAAACCTGCAGAGTCCAGACGCACAGAATGTCTCCGCTCCCGTGGTAAACGGCGTGCAGCCCGCCGCTCACCAGAACGGCGTCTCGGCCAACGGGGACTTCGAGCAGATCATCCAGCTGAACAACGGAGGGAGCACGAcccagagtcagagtcagagcgGGCTGGTCAGCGAGCCGATCCTGGCCTTCGAGGGCGGAGAGCCTTTCCGGATGAAAACAGGACCCATGAAGCCTCAGCATGTCGCAG AGGTCCTGTGA
- the LOC109990229 gene encoding MAP7 domain-containing protein 1 isoform X2, translating to MDYKELGHHFEEKLTITDKTLPLQTDPQSIQNGDKSSGKDPLMSDDSAVTDLSPKTDSSFNTETPTKTDASSKTEVRPSTPGSGSSPQPKKDSMNSEQRQKLAKERREERAKYIAAKKAQWLEKEEKARRLRESQLEDRRRKLEEQRLKTEKRRALLEEKQRQKLEKNKERYESAIKRSTKKTWAEIRQQRWSWAGGLNQTSRRESRCSASTVNLPRQVDPVINNRLSKSSATLWNSPNRTRSLRLSPWESRIVERLMTPTLSFLARSRSAATLLNNSDSHSHHCSRSASASPLNACSHHHPHQNAERWRVSSASTPDITQRQRRRNSTPVDKKKKEKRDKERENEKEKNSLSKEKVQKRRQTTSPTTTTQRSRPETSTPRSRNRPPSPAAPKSRPLSPLVPAVATKTPTGKKAPSPSGTKTRPKRAQTPARVQPQAVSTVAVETGQETLQPNAPEEKKGSGNVPAIVVSSAPLTPPSLSTPDVSAASPAVPNVEPAASAAAASPAAAASPSNPAPSATAAAPSPAPANKPSAGTNNQEEAARVLAEKRRQAREQREREEQERLEQEQRNRVLREEAMAREVEERKRREEEAKFMAEQQRLRDDAQRAEEEKEAQERAKAEQEENDKLQRQREEAEAKAREEAERQRLEREKHFQKEEQERLERKKRLEEIMKRTRKSDAGEKKEVKASPQVNGKDTELNKAVNLQSPDAQNVSAPVVNGVQPAAHQNGVSANGDFEQIIQLNNGGSTTQSQSQSGLVSEPILAFEGGEPFRMKTGPMKPQHVAEVL from the exons CTCTGCCCCTCCAGACGGACCCTCAGTCCATCCAGAATGGGGACAAGTCTTCGGGGAAGGACCCCCTGATGTCAGACGACTCGGCCGTCACAGACCTCTCTCCTAAAACAGACTCCAGCTTCAACACAGAGACCCCCACCAAGACAGACGCCTCCTCCAAGACGGAAGTCAGGCCGTCCACCCCGGGCAGCGGCAGCAGCCCGCAGCCCAAGAaag ACTCGATGAACTCAGAGCAACGACAGAAACTTGCCAAGGAGCGGAGGGAGGAAAGAGCCAAATATATCG CTGCTAAGAAGGCCCAGTGgctggagaaggaggagaaggccCGACGTCTGAGGGAGAGCCAGCTGGAGGATCGCAGGAGGAAGCTGGAGGAGCAGAGGCTGAAGACTGAGAAACGCCGAGccctgctggaggagaaacagagacagaaactaGAGAAGAACAAG GAGAGATACGAGTCTGCTATCAAGCGGTCGACAAAGAAGACGTGGGCAGAGATCCGGCAGCAGAGGTGGTCCTGGGCGGGCGGACTCAACCAAACCTCCCGCAGAGAAA GCAGATGCTCGGCCTCCACGGTCAACTTGCCGAGACAGGTGGACCCTGTCATTAACAACAGGCTGTCCAAGTCCTCTGCCACGCTCTGGAACTCCCCCAACAGAA CCCGCAGCCTGCGTCTGAGCCCCTGGGAGAGCCGGATCGTGGAGCGGCTCATGACGCCGACGCTGTCCTTCCTGGCTCGCAGTCGCAGCGCCGCCACCCTCCTCAACAACAGTGACTCCC ACTCTCATCACTGCTCCCGTTCAGCCTCTGCCAGCCCGCTCAACGCCTGCTCCCACCACCACCCGCACCAGAATGCCGAGCGCTGGAGGGTCTCCTCGGCCAGCACGCCCGACATCACCCAGAGACAGCGCCGGAGAAACTCCACACCG gtggacaagaagaagaaggagaagagagacaaggagagggaGAATGAAAAGGAGAAGAACTCTCTCTCTAAAGAGAAAGtgcagaagaggagacagacgaCGTCCCCCACCACCACGAcccagagatccagaccagagaCCAG CACGCCGAGGTCCAGAAACAGACCCCCGTCCCCCGCCGCCCCCAAAAGTCGGCCCTTGTCCCCCCTGGTGCCCGCGGTGGCCACAAAGACGCCCACGGGCAAGAAGGCTCCGTCTCCTTCTGGCACCAAGACCCGACCCAAACGAGCCCAGACGCCCGCCAGGGTGCAGCCCCAGGCGGTCTCCACAGTCGCCGTGGAAACAGGCCAAGAGACCCTGCAGCCCAATGCaccagaggagaaaaaag GCTCGGGGAATGTTCCTGCCATCGTGGTCTCCTCTGCCCCTCTCACACCTCCCTCCCTCAGCACTCCTGACGTATCAGCCGCCTCTCCAGCTGTGCCAAATGTAGAGCCCGcggcctctgctgctgctgcttctcctgctgcagcagcctCCCCCAGTAATCCTGCTCCTTCTGCTACAGCGGCAGCCCCCTCTCCCGCACCAGCCAACAAACCCTCTGCGGGCACCAACAACCAGGAGGAGGCCGCTCGAGTCCTGGCAGAGAAACGCAGACAAGCCAGGGagcaaagagagagggaggagcaggagcGTCTGGAGCAGGAGCAAAGAAACAG GGTCCTTCGTGAGGAGGCGATGGCCCgcgaggtggaggagaggaagcgcagagaggaggaggccaAATTCATGGCCGAGCAGCAGCGTCTGAGAGACGACGCCCAGCgagctgaagaggagaaggaggcgcAGGAGAGAGCTAAAGCTGAGCAGGAGGAGAACGACAAGCTGCAGAGACAA agagaggaggctgaAGCCAAAGCCCGCGAGGAGGCCGAGCGTCAGcgcctggagagagagaaacacttccagaaagaggagcaggagcgactggagaggaagaag CGCCTCGAGGAGATCATGAAGAGGACTCGTAAAAGTGATGCAGGAGAAAAG AAGGAAGTGAAAGCTTCTCCACAGGTCAACGGCAAAGACACAGAGCTCAACAAAG ccGTAAACCTGCAGAGTCCAGACGCACAGAATGTCTCCGCTCCCGTGGTAAACGGCGTGCAGCCCGCCGCTCACCAGAACGGCGTCTCGGCCAACGGGGACTTCGAGCAGATCATCCAGCTGAACAACGGAGGGAGCACGAcccagagtcagagtcagagcgGGCTGGTCAGCGAGCCGATCCTGGCCTTCGAGGGCGGAGAGCCTTTCCGGATGAAAACAGGACCCATGAAGCCTCAGCATGTCGCAG AGGTCCTGTGA